The following coding sequences are from one Bufo bufo chromosome 2, aBufBuf1.1, whole genome shotgun sequence window:
- the LOC120990684 gene encoding mucin-1-like yields MEITKYVFRNLTKIYFSKFEKYECKTSPPDTSHSDTSPPDTSPPDTSPPDTSHSDTSPRDTSPPDTSPPDTSPPDTSPPDTSHSDTSPRDTSPPDTSPPDTSHSDTSPPDTSPPDTSPPDTSPPDTSPPDTSPPDTSPPDTSPPDTSHSDTSPPDTSPPDTSPPDTSPPDTSPPDTSPPDTSPPDTSHSDTSPPDTSPPDTSPPDTSHSDTSPRDTSPPDTSPPDTSPPDTSPPDTSHSDTSPPDTSPPDTSPPDTSPPDTSPPDTSPPDTSPPDTSHSDTSPPDTSPPDTSPPDTSPPDTSPPDTSHSDTSPPDTSPPDTSPPDTSHSDTSPPDTSPPDTSHSDTSPPDTSPPDTSHSDTSPPDTSPPDTSPPDTSHSDTSPPDTSPPDTSPPDTSPPDTSHSDTSPPDTSPPDTSPPDTSPPDTSPPDTSHSDTSHSDTSPPDTSPPDTSPPDTSHSDTSHSDTSPPDTSHSDTSHSDTSPPDTSPPDTSPPDTSHSDTSPPDTSPPDTSPPDTSPPDTSPTDTSPPDTSPPDTSHSDTSPPDTSHSDTSHSDTSHSDTSPPDTSHSDTSHSDTSHSDTSPPDTSPPDTSPPDTSHSNTSPPDTSPPDTSPPDTSPPDTSPPDTSPPDTSHSDTSPPDTSHSDTSPPDTSPPDTSPPDTSHSDTSPPDTSHSDTSPPDTSPPDTSPPDTSHSDTSHSDTSPPDTSHSDTSPPDTSPPDTTPPDTSPPDTSHSDTSPPDTSHSDTSPPDTSHSDTSPPDTSPPDTSPPDTSPPDTSPPDTSPPDTSPPDTSPPDTSPPDTSPPDTSHSDTSPPDTSPPETSPPDTSPPDTSPPDTSHSDTSPPDTSPPDTSPPDTSPPDTSPPDTSPPDTSPPDTSPPDTSPPDTSPPDTSHSDTSPPDTSHSDTSPPDTSHSDTSPPDTSPPDTSPPDTSPPDTSPPDTSPPDTSPPDTSPPDTSPPDTSPPDTSPPDTSPPDTSPPDTSPPDTSPPDTSHSDTSHSDTSPPDTSPPDTSHSDTSPPDTSPPDTTPPDTSPPDTSPPDTSHSDTSPPDTSHSDTSPPDTSHSDTSPPDTSPPDTSPPDTSPPDTSPPDTSPPDTSHSDTSPPDTSPPDTSPPDTSHSDTSPPDTSPPDTSPPDTSHSDTSPPDTSPPDT; encoded by the coding sequence tgcaaaacgtCACCTCCTGATACGTCACATTCTGATACGTCCCCTCCTGATACGTCACCTCCTGATACGTCACCTCCTGATACGTCACATTCTGATACGTCACCTCGTGATACGTCCCCTCCTGATACGTCACCTCCTGATACGTCCCCTCCTGATACGTCACCTCCTGATACGTCACATTCTGATACGTCACCTCGTGATACGTCCCCTCCTGATACGTCCCCTCCTGATACGTCACATTCTGATACGTCACCTCCTGATACGTCACCTCCTGATACGTCACCTCCTGATACGTCACCTCCTGATACGTCACCTCCTGATACGTCCCCTCCTGATACGTCACCTCCTGATACGTCACCTCCTGATACGTCACATTCTGATACGTCACCTCCTGATACGTCACCTCCTGATACGTCACCTCCTGATACGTCCCCTCCTGATACGTCCCCTCCTGATACGTCACCTCCTGATACGTCACCTCCTGATACGTCACATTCTGATACGTCCCCTCCTGATACGTCACCTCCTGATACGTCACCTCCTGATACGTCACATTCTGATACGTCACCTCGTGATACGTCCCCTCCTGATACGTCACCTCCTGATACGTCACCTCCTGATACGTCACCTCCTGATACGTCACATTCTGATACGTCACCTCCTGATACGTCACCTCCTGATACGTCACCTCCTGATACGTCACCTCCTGATACGTCCCCTCCTGATACGTCACCTCCTGATACGTCACCTCCTGATACGTCACATTCTGATACGTCACCTCCTGATACGTCACCTCCTGATACGTCACCTCCTGATACGTCCCCTCCTGATACGTCACCTCCTGATACGTCACATTCTGATACGTCCCCTCCTGATACGTCACCTCCTGATACGTCACCTCCTGATACGTCACATTCTGATACGTCACCTCCTGATACGTCCCCTCCTGATACGTCACATTCTGATACGTCCCCTCCTGATACGTCCCCTCCTGATACGTCACATTCTGATACGTCACCTCCTGATACGTCACCTCCTGATACGTCACCTCCTGATACGTCACATTCTGATACGTCACCTCCTGATACGTCACCTCCTGATACGTCCCCTCCTGATACGTCACCTCCTGATACGTCACATTCTGATACGTCCCCTCCTGATACGTCACCTCCTGATACGTCCCCTCCTGATACGTCACCTCCTGATACGTCCCCTCCTGATACGTCACATTCTGATACGTCACATTCTGATACGTCCCCTCCTGATACGTCACCTCCTGATACGTCCCCTCCTGATACGTCACATTCTGATACGTCACATTCTGATACGTCACCTCCTGATACGTCACATTCTGATACGTCACATTCTGATACGTCCCCTCCTGATACGTCCCCTCCTGATACGTCCCCTCCTGATACGTCACATTCTGATACGTCACCTCCTGATACGTCACCTCCTGATACGTCACCTCCTGATACGTCACCTCCTGATACGTCACCTACTGATACGTCACCTCCTGATACGTCACCTCCTGATACGTCACATTCTGATACGTCACCTCCTGATACGTCACATTCTGATACGTCACATTCTGATACGTCACATTCTGATACGTCACCTCCTGATACGTCACATTCTGATACGTCACATTCTGATACGTCACATTCTGATACGTCACCTCCTGATACGTCACCTCCTGATACGTCACCTCCTGATACGTCACATTCTAATACGTCACCTCCTGATACGTCCCCTCCTGATACGTCCCCTCCTGATACGTCACCTCCTGATACGTCACCTCCTGATACGTCACCTCCTGATACGTCACATTCTGATACGTCACCTCCTGATACGTCACATTCTGATACGTCACCTCCTGATACGTCCCCTCCTGATACGTCACCTCCTGATACGTCACATTCTGATACGTCACCTCCTGATACGTCACATTCTGATACGTCCCCTCCTGATACGTCACCTCCTGATACGTCCCCTCCTGATACGTCACATTCTGATACGTCACATTCTGATACGTCCCCTCCTGATACGTCACATTCTGATACGTCACCTCCTGATACGTCACCTCCTGATACGACCCCTCCTGATACGTCACCTCCTGATACGTCACATTCTGATACGTCACCTCCTGATACGTCACATTCTGATACGTCACCTCCTGATACGTCACATTCTGATACGTCCCCTCCTGATACGTCACCTCCTGATACGTCACCTCCTGATACGTCCCCTCCTGATACGTCACCTCCTGATACGTCACCTCCTGATACGTCCCCTCCTGATACGTCACCTCCTGATACGTCCCCTCCTGATACGTCACCTCCTGATACGTCACATTCTGATACGTCCCCTCCTGATACGTCCCCTCCTGAAACGTCACCTCCTGATACGTCCCCTCCTGATACGTCACCTCCTGATACGTCACATTCTGATACGTCCCCTCCTGATACGTCACCTCCTGATACGTCACCTCCTGATACGTCCCCTCCTGATACGTCACCTCCTGATACGTCACCTCCTGATACGTCACCTCCTGATACGTCACCTCCTGATACGTCACCTCCTGATACGTCACCTCCTGATACGTCACATTCTGATACGTCACCTCCTGATACGTCACATTCTGATACGTCACCTCCTGATACGTCACATTCTGATACGTCCCCTCCTGATACGTCACCTCCTGATACGTCACCTCCTGATACGTCCCCTCCTGATACGTCACCTCCTGATACGTCACCTCCTGATACGTCCCCTCCTGATACGTCACCTCCTGATACGTCACCTCCTGATACGTCCCCTCCTGATACGTCACCTCCTGATACGTCACCTCCTGATACGTCACCTCCTGATACGTCCCCTCCTGATACGTCACCTCCTGATACGTCACATTCTGATACGTCACATTCTGATACGTCACCTCCTGATACGTCCCCTCCTGATACGTCACATTCTGATACGTCACCTCCTGATACGTCACCTCCTGATACGACCCCTCCTGATACGTCACCTCCTGATACGTCACCTCCTGATACGTCACATTCTGATACGTCACCTCCTGATACGTCACATTCTGATACGTCCCCTCCTGATACATCACATTCTGATACGTCACCTCCTGATACGTCACCTCCTGATACGTCCCCTCCTGATACGTCACCTCCTGATACGTCACCTCCTGATACGTCACCTCCTGATACGTCACATTCTGATACGTCACCTCCTGATACGTCACCTCCTGATACGTCCCCTCCTGATACGTCACATTCTGATACGTCACCTCCTGATACGTCACCTCCTGATACGTCCCCTCCTGATACGTCACATTCTGATACGTCACCTCCTGATACGTCACCTCCTGATACGTAA